In one Streptomyces sp. NBC_01288 genomic region, the following are encoded:
- a CDS encoding CocE/NonD family hydrolase, producing MRIRTSFPHKTAHEDIRIPLADGTRLYARVWRPVTDEPVPALLEYLPYRLTDWTAPRDAQRHPWYAGHGYASVRVDVRGHGNSEGAPGDEYDAQELADGVEVVNWLAAQPWCTGRVGMFGISWGGFNSLQIAALAPEPLKAIVTVCSTDDRYDNDVHYMGGSALAVDLHAWAATMLAFVARPPDPEYAGLVWRDMWLKRLEQIDPFIHTWLAHQIRDDYWKHGSVCEDYGAIDAAVLAVGGWHDPYRDTVLRLVEHLPPDRVRGLIGPWSHQYPDRGLPPGPAIGFLQETLRWWDHWLKDKDTGVTSDPLLRAYVSDSHPPATVYDTLPGRWVGEPAWPSPHVKTTTYGLRGAPVIVRSPMHTGVDAGRFFPFGNDADLPPDQRDEDARSACFEFEVPAETWVLGRPRIRLRLTCEVPRGQVIARLCDVAPDGASTLVTRGVLNLSARHGRDRAVPWTPGTTEDVTFELNGIGHAFPPGHRIRLAVSSAYWPWIWPQPESSVGFTLDPEGSALELPVREQESAGDIRFEEPEEAEPLGVNYPATLDEPRPERLVVRDVAKGEWRLEVDPRYGGTRVYPDGLEFTEDALETYTIDESDPLSARTLSEWSIRLHRPELGWDTSVRTRSEITCDETDFLASNEVICTEGEEVIFHRTWEKRIPRTAS from the coding sequence ATGCGCATCCGTACGTCCTTCCCCCACAAGACGGCCCACGAGGACATCCGCATCCCCCTCGCGGACGGAACACGCCTCTACGCGCGCGTGTGGCGCCCGGTGACGGACGAACCCGTCCCCGCGCTCCTCGAATACCTCCCGTACCGCCTGACCGACTGGACCGCCCCCCGGGACGCCCAGCGCCACCCCTGGTACGCGGGCCACGGCTACGCCTCCGTCCGGGTCGACGTGCGCGGGCACGGCAACAGTGAGGGTGCCCCCGGCGACGAGTACGACGCGCAGGAACTCGCCGACGGCGTGGAGGTCGTCAACTGGCTTGCCGCGCAACCCTGGTGCACCGGCAGGGTCGGCATGTTCGGCATCTCCTGGGGCGGCTTCAACTCCCTCCAGATCGCGGCCCTCGCGCCCGAGCCGCTCAAGGCGATCGTCACGGTCTGCTCGACGGACGACCGCTACGACAACGACGTGCACTACATGGGAGGTTCCGCCCTCGCCGTCGACCTGCACGCCTGGGCGGCCACCATGCTCGCCTTCGTCGCCCGCCCGCCGGACCCCGAGTACGCGGGCCTGGTCTGGCGCGACATGTGGCTCAAGCGCCTGGAACAGATCGACCCGTTCATCCACACCTGGCTCGCCCACCAGATCCGCGACGACTACTGGAAGCACGGCAGCGTCTGCGAGGACTACGGCGCGATCGACGCGGCCGTCCTCGCGGTGGGCGGCTGGCACGACCCGTACCGCGACACGGTCCTACGGCTCGTCGAACACCTCCCGCCGGACCGCGTACGCGGCCTGATCGGCCCGTGGTCGCACCAGTACCCGGACCGCGGCCTGCCGCCCGGCCCCGCGATCGGCTTCCTCCAGGAGACCCTCCGCTGGTGGGACCACTGGCTCAAGGACAAGGACACCGGCGTCACGTCCGACCCGCTCCTACGGGCCTACGTCAGCGACTCGCACCCGCCGGCCACGGTCTACGACACCCTCCCGGGCCGTTGGGTCGGCGAGCCCGCGTGGCCCTCGCCGCACGTGAAGACGACGACGTACGGCCTCCGGGGCGCGCCCGTGATCGTCCGCTCCCCCATGCACACCGGTGTGGACGCGGGCCGTTTCTTCCCCTTCGGGAACGACGCCGATCTGCCGCCGGACCAGCGGGACGAGGACGCGCGCTCCGCGTGCTTCGAGTTCGAGGTGCCGGCCGAGACGTGGGTGCTGGGGCGGCCGAGGATACGGCTGCGGCTGACCTGCGAGGTGCCGCGCGGGCAGGTGATCGCCCGGCTGTGCGACGTCGCCCCCGACGGTGCCTCGACCCTCGTCACCCGGGGCGTGTTGAACCTGTCGGCGCGGCACGGGCGGGACCGGGCGGTGCCGTGGACGCCGGGCACCACCGAGGACGTGACCTTCGAGCTGAACGGCATCGGGCACGCGTTCCCGCCCGGGCACCGCATCCGGCTCGCGGTGTCGTCGGCGTACTGGCCGTGGATCTGGCCGCAGCCGGAGTCCTCGGTTGGGTTCACGCTGGACCCGGAGGGGAGCGCGCTCGAACTCCCGGTGCGGGAGCAGGAGTCGGCGGGCGACATTCGCTTCGAGGAGCCGGAGGAGGCCGAGCCGCTCGGGGTCAACTACCCGGCGACCCTTGACGAACCACGCCCCGAGCGGCTGGTCGTACGGGATGTCGCGAAGGGTGAGTGGCGGCTCGAAGTGGATCCCCGGTACGGCGGCACGCGCGTGTATCCGGATGGGTTGGAGTTCACCGAGGACGCGTTGGAGACGTACACGATCGACGAGTCGGACCCGCTGTCGGCGCGCACCCTCTCGGAGTGGTCGATCCGGCTGCATCGACCGGAGCTGGGATGGGACACGAGCGTGCGCACCCGGTCGGAGATTACTTGTGACGAAACGGACTTTCTTGCATCAAATGAGGTTATCTGCACCGAGGGTGAAGAAGTGATCTTCCACCGCACTTGGGAGAAAAGGATTCCGAGAACTGCCAGTTGA